One genomic segment of Nonomuraea coxensis DSM 45129 includes these proteins:
- a CDS encoding sugar phosphate isomerase/epimerase family protein: MADVIRVPNAKIALSTASVYPERTPDAFELAARLGYDGVEIMVGADPVSQDIDVIERLSEHYQVPVLAIHAPCLLVTQRVWGRDPWAKLLKAQKAAERLGASAVVVHPPFRWQRDYAREFETGLARMRDETNVTFAVENMFPLRARGSDVVPYAPDWNPIDYDFPQVTLDLSHTAVSGSDAMEMTTKLGDRLAHLHLADGLGVTNKDEHLVPGRGNQPCAQVLERLANTGYSGLVVLEINTRKAASRTERIDDLAEGLAFARLHLAATT, translated from the coding sequence GTGGCTGATGTCATCCGCGTGCCCAATGCGAAGATCGCATTGTCCACCGCCTCGGTATATCCGGAACGCACTCCTGACGCGTTCGAGCTGGCCGCGCGCCTGGGCTACGACGGCGTGGAGATCATGGTCGGGGCCGACCCCGTGAGCCAGGACATCGACGTGATCGAGCGGCTCTCCGAGCACTATCAGGTGCCCGTGCTGGCGATCCACGCCCCCTGTCTGCTGGTCACGCAGCGGGTGTGGGGGCGCGACCCGTGGGCCAAGCTGCTCAAGGCCCAGAAGGCGGCCGAGCGGCTCGGCGCCTCCGCGGTCGTGGTCCACCCGCCGTTCCGCTGGCAGCGCGACTACGCCCGCGAGTTCGAGACCGGGCTCGCGAGGATGCGCGACGAGACGAATGTCACGTTCGCGGTCGAGAACATGTTCCCGTTGCGGGCCAGGGGCAGCGACGTGGTGCCGTACGCGCCCGACTGGAACCCGATCGACTACGACTTCCCGCAGGTCACCCTCGACCTGTCGCACACGGCCGTGTCGGGCTCCGACGCCATGGAGATGACGACCAAGCTCGGCGACCGGCTCGCCCACCTGCACCTCGCCGACGGCCTCGGCGTGACCAACAAGGACGAGCACCTGGTGCCCGGCCGGGGCAACCAGCCGTGCGCCCAGGTGCTGGAGCGCCTGGCCAACACCGGCTACTCCGGCCTGGTCGTGCTGGAGATCAACACCCGCAAGGCGGCCAGCCGCACCGAGCGCATCGACGACCTGGCGGAGGGGCTGGCCTTCGCCCGGCTCCATCTGGCGGCCACCACATGA